One window of the Solanum stenotomum isolate F172 chromosome 11, ASM1918654v1, whole genome shotgun sequence genome contains the following:
- the LOC125844149 gene encoding ubiquinol oxidase 4, chloroplastic/chromoplastic, whose protein sequence is MTISTSAMGFGTSVSSYSCLRARSFEKSSVLCNSQNPFRFNSLFSIRKSHGSSRCSVSRKSCRVRAMLLQENEEEVVVEKSFAPKSFPGNVGGGSNGEPPDDSSSNGLEKWVIKLEQSVNILLTDSVIKILDTLYHDRNYARFFVLETIARVPYFAFISVLHMYESFGWWRRADYMKVHFAESWNEMHHLLIMEELGGNAWWFDRFLAQHIAIFYYFMTVLMYALSPRMAYHFSECVESHAYETYDKFIKDQGEELKNLPAPKIAVDYYTGGDLYLFDEFQTSREPNTRRPKIDNLYDVFMNIRDDEAEHCKTMKACQTHGSLRSPHTNPCDESEDDTGCPVPQADCIGIVDCIKKSVTDPQVIKR, encoded by the exons ATGACGATTTCGACTTCTGCTATGGGTTTTGGAACCTCAGtttcttcatattcttgtttgaGAGCTAGGAGTTTTGAGAAATCATCAGTTTTGTGCAATTCCCAGAACCCATTTCGGTTTAATTCTCTTTTTTCAATTCGGAAATCTCATGGGTCTTCACGGTGTTCAGTTTCGAG AAAATCATGTAGGGTTCGAGCAATGTTGTTAcaagagaatgaagaagaagtGGTTGTGGAGAAATCTTTTGCACCTAAGAGTTTTCCTGGTAATGTGGGAGGGGGAAGTAATGGGGAGCCACCAGATGATTCATCCTCTAATGGTCTAGAAAAATGGGTTATAAAGCTTGAGCAGTCTGTAAATATCTTACTCACG GATTCAGTGATAAAGATTCTTGACACTTTGTATCACGACCGAAACTATGCAAGGTTTTTTGTTCTGGAAACAATTGCAAGAGTTCCTTATTTTG CATTTATATCGGTTCTTCACATGTATGAAAGCTTTGGCTGGTGGAGAAGAGCAGATTATATGAAGGTGCATTTTGCTGAAAGCTGGAATGAGATGCACCATTTGCTCATTATGGAA GAATTAGGGGGAAATGCTTGGTGGTTTGATCGATTTCTGGCACAACATATAGCTATATTCTATTATTTCATGACAGTCTTGATGTATGCTTTGAGCCCGAGAATGGCTT ATCATTTTTCTGAATGTGTGGAGAGCCATGCATACGAGACTTACGATAAATTCATCAAGGATCAAGGAG AGGAATTGAAGAATTTGCCCGCTCCAAAAATTGCAGTGGACTACTACACGGGAGGTGACTTGTATTTGTTTG ATGAGTTTCAAACTTCACGAGAGCCTAATACTCGAAGACCAAAAATAG ATAATCTATACGATGTATTCATGAACATTAGAGATGACGAAGCAGAGCATTGTAAGACAATGAAAGCCTGTCAAACTCATGGGAGCCTTCGTTCTCCGCACACAAATCCATGTGATGAGTCTGAAGATGATACAGGGTGTCCCGTACCTCAGGCTGATTGTATAGGTATCGTGGATTGTATAAAGAAGTCTGTTACCGATCCTCAAGTCATCAAAAGGTAG
- the LOC125844159 gene encoding tyrosine-protein phosphatase DSP1-like isoform X2 encodes MRLENGDRSTCHPIVNSSSDDDDDGGLLPESYSPVLDGEGLLVPPLNFAMVDYGVFRSGFPDTANFAFLQTLGLRSIVYLCPERYPEANVEFLNANGIRLFQFAIEGSKEPPLVNIPEETIKEALRVVLDEKNRPLLIHCKRGKHRTGSLVGCLRKLQKWCLTSIFDEYQRYAAEKTRVSDLRFMELFDISGFKQPPTFCSHSPN; translated from the exons ATGCGATTGGAGAACGGCGATCGATCCACGTGTCATCCGATCGTTAATTCGAGCTCCGACGACGACGATGACGGCGGTTTGCTGCCGGAGAGTTATTCACCGGTATTAGATGGTGAAGGACTTCTTGTTCCGCCTCTCAATTTCGCTATGGTTGATTACGGTGTTTTCCGGTCTGGTTTTCCTGATACTGCTAACTTTGCCTTTTTACAAACCCTAGGTCTTCGTTCTATCGT ATATTTGTGTCCAGAGCGATATCCTGAAGCTAATGTGGAGTTTCTAAATGCTAATGGAATTCGACTTTTTCAGTTCGCCATTGAAGGATCTAAG GAGCCACCATTGGTCAACATCCCAGAGGAAACAATAAAGGAAGCTTTGAGGGTTGTCCTTG ATGAAAAGAACCGCCCTCTGTTAATTCACTGCAAAAGAGGAAAG CACCGAACTGGTAGCCTTGTGGGGTGCCTCAGAAAATTACAGAAATGGTGCCTCACCTCAATTTTCGATGAGTACCAAAGGTATGCTGCTGAGAAAACTAGAGTATCAGATCTGAGGTTCATGGAGTTGTTTGACATTTCCGGCTTCAAGCAGCCACCAACATTCTGTTCACATTCCCCGAACTAA
- the LOC125844141 gene encoding E3 ubiquitin-protein ligase COP1-like isoform X3 gives MDKKRKMEQEEAETNLQILLEFLQCLKKQKVEELNEIQNDLQYIKEDINAVEKRRIELYRTRGRYSAKMRTLVDDSSAMTVRPPLRDKGSGAIVSSPVNLQEQGRAGTSQTRNTDTRAPRNPQIVQRKDDNQGGSDSQDPNQPGKSLARKRRVHAQFNELQDCYLQKRRYWARQSQKQGERVANIMNREGYSAGLEDFQSVLSTFTRYSSLRVVSELRHSDIFHSANIVSSIEFDRDDELFATAGVSRRIKVFEFSSVVNEPADAQCPVVEMSTRSKLSCLSWNNYTKNHLASSDYEGIVTVWDVTTRQSVMEYEEHEKRAWSVDFCCTEPSMLVSGSDDCKVKVWCTNQEASVLTIDMKANICSVKYNPGSSAHIAVGSADHHVHYYDLRNISQPLYIFSGHRKAVSYVKFLSNYELASASTDSTLRLWDVNENVPLRTFKGHTNEKNFVGLTVNSEYLACGSETNEVFVYHKAISKPAARHRFVSDDQNDPDGDMGSFFISAVCWKRDGPTIVTANSQGTIKALVLAA, from the exons ATggacaagaaaagaaaaatggaacaaGAAGAAGCTGAAACAAATCTTCAGATTCTGCTCGAGTTTCTCCAGTGTTTAAAGAAGCAAAAAGTTGAAGAGCTTAATGAG ATTCAAAATGATCTCCAATACATTAAAGAAGACATAAATGCTGTGGAGAAGCGTAGAATAGAGTTATATAGGACAAGAGGTAGATATTCAGCGAAAATGAGAACGCTAGTAGATGATTCATCTGCAATGACAGTCAGGCCTCCATTGAGAGATAAGGGAAGTGGTGCAATTGTTTCTAGTCCTGTCAATTTACAAGAACAAGGTCGTGCTGGCACGTCACAGACCAGGAATACTGATACAAGAGCTCCTCGGAATCCTCAAATTGTGCAACGGAAGGATGACAACCAAGGTGGATCAGATTCACAGGATCCTAATCAACCTGGAAAGTCATTAGCAAGGAAACGACGCGTTCATGCACAG TTCAATGAGCTTCAAGATTGTTACCTACAAAAGAGGCGCTATTGGGCAAGACAGTCGCAGAAACAGGGAGAAAGGGTAGCAAATATCATGAATAGAGAAGGTTATTCTGCGGGACTTGAGGATTTTCAATCTGTTCTGTCTACCTTTACACGATACAG TAGTCTGCGGGTTGTTTCTGAACTCAGGCATTCTGACATTTTCCACTCAGCCAATATTGTTTCAAG TATTGAATTTGACCGAGATGATGAATTGTTTGCTACTGCTGGGGTATCACGAAGAATTAAGGTCTTCGAGTTTTCATCA GTGGTAAACGAACCAGCTGATGCGCAATGTCCTGTTGTTGAAATGTCTACCCGATCTAAACTAAGTTGTTTGAGTTGGAACAACTACACTAAAAACCACTTAGCAAGTAGTGACTATGAGGGCATAGTAACGGTTTGGGATGTTACAACTCGTCAG agtgTGATGGAGTACGAGGAGCATGAAAAACGAGCATGGAGTGTTGACTTTTGTTGTACTGAACCTTCTATGCTTGTATCTGGTAGTGATGATTGCAAG GTCAAAGTTTGGTGTACGAATCAGGAAGCTAGCGTTCTTACCATTGACATGAAAGCTAACATTTGCTCGGTGAAGTATAATCCAGGATCCAGTGCTCACATAGCT gTGGGTTCTGCAGATCATCACGTTCACTATTACGACTTGAGAAATATTAGCCAGCCACTGTACATTTTCAGTGGACACCGTAAAGCTGTTTCATATGTAAAATTTCTATCAAACTATGAGCTAGCTTCTGCATCAACCGATAGTACACTGCGTTTGTGGGATGTCAATGAGAACGTTCCA CTGCGTACATTTAAAGGACATACAAACGAGAAGAACTTTGTTGGTCTTACAGTAAACAGCGAATACCTTGCATGTGGAAGTGAGACAAATGAAGTTTTTGTCTATCACAAG GCAATTTCTAAACCAGCAGCTCGGCACAGATTTGTTTCTGATGATCAGAATGATCCAGACGGGGACATGGGATCATTTTTCATCAGTGCTGTTTGTTGGAAACGTGACGGCCCAACGATTGTTACTGCAAACAGTCAAGGGACAATAAAAGCACTTGTTCTTGCTGCTTGA
- the LOC125844159 gene encoding tyrosine-protein phosphatase DSP1-like isoform X1 produces MRLENGDRSTCHPIVNSSSDDDDDGGLLPESYSPVLDGEGLLVPPLNFAMVDYGVFRSGFPDTANFAFLQTLGLRSIVYLCPERYPEANVEFLNANGIRLFQFAIEGSKVEEPPLVNIPEETIKEALRVVLDEKNRPLLIHCKRGKHRTGSLVGCLRKLQKWCLTSIFDEYQRYAAEKTRVSDLRFMELFDISGFKQPPTFCSHSPN; encoded by the exons ATGCGATTGGAGAACGGCGATCGATCCACGTGTCATCCGATCGTTAATTCGAGCTCCGACGACGACGATGACGGCGGTTTGCTGCCGGAGAGTTATTCACCGGTATTAGATGGTGAAGGACTTCTTGTTCCGCCTCTCAATTTCGCTATGGTTGATTACGGTGTTTTCCGGTCTGGTTTTCCTGATACTGCTAACTTTGCCTTTTTACAAACCCTAGGTCTTCGTTCTATCGT ATATTTGTGTCCAGAGCGATATCCTGAAGCTAATGTGGAGTTTCTAAATGCTAATGGAATTCGACTTTTTCAGTTCGCCATTGAAGGATCTAAGGTTGAG GAGCCACCATTGGTCAACATCCCAGAGGAAACAATAAAGGAAGCTTTGAGGGTTGTCCTTG ATGAAAAGAACCGCCCTCTGTTAATTCACTGCAAAAGAGGAAAG CACCGAACTGGTAGCCTTGTGGGGTGCCTCAGAAAATTACAGAAATGGTGCCTCACCTCAATTTTCGATGAGTACCAAAGGTATGCTGCTGAGAAAACTAGAGTATCAGATCTGAGGTTCATGGAGTTGTTTGACATTTCCGGCTTCAAGCAGCCACCAACATTCTGTTCACATTCCCCGAACTAA
- the LOC125844141 gene encoding E3 ubiquitin-protein ligase COP1-like isoform X1 — translation MGGGGGERNSMGVLVPTVNAGETSAPAGEETEAAVVGTEVVVVTERVAEEEEEEEVDKDILCPICMQIIKDAFLTACGHSFCYMCIVTHLQNKSDCPSCSHYLTTNHLYPNFLLNKLLMKKSARQMAKSATPVEQLRQAIQQGCEVSVKELNSLLSLLMDKKRKMEQEEAETNLQILLEFLQCLKKQKVEELNEIQNDLQYIKEDINAVEKRRIELYRTRGRYSAKMRTLVDDSSAMTVRPPLRDKGSGAIVSSPVNLQEQGRAGTSQTRNTDTRAPRNPQIVQRKDDNQGGSDSQDPNQPGKSLARKRRVHAQFNELQDCYLQKRRYWARQSQKQGERVANIMNREGYSAGLEDFQSVLSTFTRYSSLRVVSELRHSDIFHSANIVSSIEFDRDDELFATAGVSRRIKVFEFSSVVNEPADAQCPVVEMSTRSKLSCLSWNNYTKNHLASSDYEGIVTVWDVTTRQSVMEYEEHEKRAWSVDFCCTEPSMLVSGSDDCKVKVWCTNQEASVLTIDMKANICSVKYNPGSSAHIAVGSADHHVHYYDLRNISQPLYIFSGHRKAVSYVKFLSNYELASASTDSTLRLWDVNENVPLRTFKGHTNEKNFVGLTVNSEYLACGSETNEVFVYHKAISKPAARHRFVSDDQNDPDGDMGSFFISAVCWKRDGPTIVTANSQGTIKALVLAA, via the exons AtgggaggaggaggaggagagcGTAATTCAATGGGAGTATTAGTGCCGACGGTGAACGCCGGTGAAACTTCAGCTCCGGCGGGGGAGGAGACGGAGGCTGCGGTGGTTGGGAcggaggtggtggtggtgacGGAGAGAGTTgcggaggaggaagaggaagaggaggtgGATAAGGATATATTGTGTCCGATATGTATGCAAATTATAAAGGATGCGTTTCTAACGGCGTGTGGACATAGTTTTTGTTATATGTGCATTGTTACTCATTTGCAGAATAAAAGCGATTGTCCTTCTTGTTCTCATTACTTGACGACGAATCATCTTTATCCTAATTTCCTTCTTAATAAG TTATTGATGAAGAAATCTGCTCGCCAAATGGCCAAAAGTGCTACACCTGTGGAGCAACTTCGCCAAGCAATACAGCAG GGATGCGAGGTGTCCGTTAAAGAGCTGAATAGTCTATTATCACTTCTTATggacaagaaaagaaaaatggaacaaGAAGAAGCTGAAACAAATCTTCAGATTCTGCTCGAGTTTCTCCAGTGTTTAAAGAAGCAAAAAGTTGAAGAGCTTAATGAG ATTCAAAATGATCTCCAATACATTAAAGAAGACATAAATGCTGTGGAGAAGCGTAGAATAGAGTTATATAGGACAAGAGGTAGATATTCAGCGAAAATGAGAACGCTAGTAGATGATTCATCTGCAATGACAGTCAGGCCTCCATTGAGAGATAAGGGAAGTGGTGCAATTGTTTCTAGTCCTGTCAATTTACAAGAACAAGGTCGTGCTGGCACGTCACAGACCAGGAATACTGATACAAGAGCTCCTCGGAATCCTCAAATTGTGCAACGGAAGGATGACAACCAAGGTGGATCAGATTCACAGGATCCTAATCAACCTGGAAAGTCATTAGCAAGGAAACGACGCGTTCATGCACAG TTCAATGAGCTTCAAGATTGTTACCTACAAAAGAGGCGCTATTGGGCAAGACAGTCGCAGAAACAGGGAGAAAGGGTAGCAAATATCATGAATAGAGAAGGTTATTCTGCGGGACTTGAGGATTTTCAATCTGTTCTGTCTACCTTTACACGATACAG TAGTCTGCGGGTTGTTTCTGAACTCAGGCATTCTGACATTTTCCACTCAGCCAATATTGTTTCAAG TATTGAATTTGACCGAGATGATGAATTGTTTGCTACTGCTGGGGTATCACGAAGAATTAAGGTCTTCGAGTTTTCATCA GTGGTAAACGAACCAGCTGATGCGCAATGTCCTGTTGTTGAAATGTCTACCCGATCTAAACTAAGTTGTTTGAGTTGGAACAACTACACTAAAAACCACTTAGCAAGTAGTGACTATGAGGGCATAGTAACGGTTTGGGATGTTACAACTCGTCAG agtgTGATGGAGTACGAGGAGCATGAAAAACGAGCATGGAGTGTTGACTTTTGTTGTACTGAACCTTCTATGCTTGTATCTGGTAGTGATGATTGCAAG GTCAAAGTTTGGTGTACGAATCAGGAAGCTAGCGTTCTTACCATTGACATGAAAGCTAACATTTGCTCGGTGAAGTATAATCCAGGATCCAGTGCTCACATAGCT gTGGGTTCTGCAGATCATCACGTTCACTATTACGACTTGAGAAATATTAGCCAGCCACTGTACATTTTCAGTGGACACCGTAAAGCTGTTTCATATGTAAAATTTCTATCAAACTATGAGCTAGCTTCTGCATCAACCGATAGTACACTGCGTTTGTGGGATGTCAATGAGAACGTTCCA CTGCGTACATTTAAAGGACATACAAACGAGAAGAACTTTGTTGGTCTTACAGTAAACAGCGAATACCTTGCATGTGGAAGTGAGACAAATGAAGTTTTTGTCTATCACAAG GCAATTTCTAAACCAGCAGCTCGGCACAGATTTGTTTCTGATGATCAGAATGATCCAGACGGGGACATGGGATCATTTTTCATCAGTGCTGTTTGTTGGAAACGTGACGGCCCAACGATTGTTACTGCAAACAGTCAAGGGACAATAAAAGCACTTGTTCTTGCTGCTTGA
- the LOC125844141 gene encoding E3 ubiquitin-protein ligase COP1-like isoform X2 — translation MGGGGGERNSMGVLVPTVNAGETSAPAGEETEAAVVGTEVVVVTERVAEEEEEEEVDKDILCPICMQIIKDAFLTACGHSFCYMCIVTHLQNKSDCPSCSHYLTTNHLYPNFLLNKLLMKKSARQMAKSATPVEQLRQAIQQGCEVSVKELNSLLSLLMDKKRKMEQEEAETNLQILLEFLQCLKKQKVEELNEIQNDLQYIKEDINAVEKRRIELYRTRGRYSAKMRTLVDDSSAMTVRPPLRDKGSGAIVSSPVNLQEQGRAGTSQTRNTDTRAPRNPQIVQRKDDNQGGSDSQDPNQPGKSLARKRRVHAQFNELQDCYLQKRRYWARQSQKQGERVANIMNREGYSAGLEDFQSVLSTFTRYSLRVVSELRHSDIFHSANIVSSIEFDRDDELFATAGVSRRIKVFEFSSVVNEPADAQCPVVEMSTRSKLSCLSWNNYTKNHLASSDYEGIVTVWDVTTRQSVMEYEEHEKRAWSVDFCCTEPSMLVSGSDDCKVKVWCTNQEASVLTIDMKANICSVKYNPGSSAHIAVGSADHHVHYYDLRNISQPLYIFSGHRKAVSYVKFLSNYELASASTDSTLRLWDVNENVPLRTFKGHTNEKNFVGLTVNSEYLACGSETNEVFVYHKAISKPAARHRFVSDDQNDPDGDMGSFFISAVCWKRDGPTIVTANSQGTIKALVLAA, via the exons AtgggaggaggaggaggagagcGTAATTCAATGGGAGTATTAGTGCCGACGGTGAACGCCGGTGAAACTTCAGCTCCGGCGGGGGAGGAGACGGAGGCTGCGGTGGTTGGGAcggaggtggtggtggtgacGGAGAGAGTTgcggaggaggaagaggaagaggaggtgGATAAGGATATATTGTGTCCGATATGTATGCAAATTATAAAGGATGCGTTTCTAACGGCGTGTGGACATAGTTTTTGTTATATGTGCATTGTTACTCATTTGCAGAATAAAAGCGATTGTCCTTCTTGTTCTCATTACTTGACGACGAATCATCTTTATCCTAATTTCCTTCTTAATAAG TTATTGATGAAGAAATCTGCTCGCCAAATGGCCAAAAGTGCTACACCTGTGGAGCAACTTCGCCAAGCAATACAGCAG GGATGCGAGGTGTCCGTTAAAGAGCTGAATAGTCTATTATCACTTCTTATggacaagaaaagaaaaatggaacaaGAAGAAGCTGAAACAAATCTTCAGATTCTGCTCGAGTTTCTCCAGTGTTTAAAGAAGCAAAAAGTTGAAGAGCTTAATGAG ATTCAAAATGATCTCCAATACATTAAAGAAGACATAAATGCTGTGGAGAAGCGTAGAATAGAGTTATATAGGACAAGAGGTAGATATTCAGCGAAAATGAGAACGCTAGTAGATGATTCATCTGCAATGACAGTCAGGCCTCCATTGAGAGATAAGGGAAGTGGTGCAATTGTTTCTAGTCCTGTCAATTTACAAGAACAAGGTCGTGCTGGCACGTCACAGACCAGGAATACTGATACAAGAGCTCCTCGGAATCCTCAAATTGTGCAACGGAAGGATGACAACCAAGGTGGATCAGATTCACAGGATCCTAATCAACCTGGAAAGTCATTAGCAAGGAAACGACGCGTTCATGCACAG TTCAATGAGCTTCAAGATTGTTACCTACAAAAGAGGCGCTATTGGGCAAGACAGTCGCAGAAACAGGGAGAAAGGGTAGCAAATATCATGAATAGAGAAGGTTATTCTGCGGGACTTGAGGATTTTCAATCTGTTCTGTCTACCTTTACACGATACAG TCTGCGGGTTGTTTCTGAACTCAGGCATTCTGACATTTTCCACTCAGCCAATATTGTTTCAAG TATTGAATTTGACCGAGATGATGAATTGTTTGCTACTGCTGGGGTATCACGAAGAATTAAGGTCTTCGAGTTTTCATCA GTGGTAAACGAACCAGCTGATGCGCAATGTCCTGTTGTTGAAATGTCTACCCGATCTAAACTAAGTTGTTTGAGTTGGAACAACTACACTAAAAACCACTTAGCAAGTAGTGACTATGAGGGCATAGTAACGGTTTGGGATGTTACAACTCGTCAG agtgTGATGGAGTACGAGGAGCATGAAAAACGAGCATGGAGTGTTGACTTTTGTTGTACTGAACCTTCTATGCTTGTATCTGGTAGTGATGATTGCAAG GTCAAAGTTTGGTGTACGAATCAGGAAGCTAGCGTTCTTACCATTGACATGAAAGCTAACATTTGCTCGGTGAAGTATAATCCAGGATCCAGTGCTCACATAGCT gTGGGTTCTGCAGATCATCACGTTCACTATTACGACTTGAGAAATATTAGCCAGCCACTGTACATTTTCAGTGGACACCGTAAAGCTGTTTCATATGTAAAATTTCTATCAAACTATGAGCTAGCTTCTGCATCAACCGATAGTACACTGCGTTTGTGGGATGTCAATGAGAACGTTCCA CTGCGTACATTTAAAGGACATACAAACGAGAAGAACTTTGTTGGTCTTACAGTAAACAGCGAATACCTTGCATGTGGAAGTGAGACAAATGAAGTTTTTGTCTATCACAAG GCAATTTCTAAACCAGCAGCTCGGCACAGATTTGTTTCTGATGATCAGAATGATCCAGACGGGGACATGGGATCATTTTTCATCAGTGCTGTTTGTTGGAAACGTGACGGCCCAACGATTGTTACTGCAAACAGTCAAGGGACAATAAAAGCACTTGTTCTTGCTGCTTGA